ATCATATGATTCCTCAGTAACAACTACATAACCATTCGCTAAAGCATGGGCACATAACCACGAGTCAGGTGCATCGGCAAACACATACTTTGCTGATTCGTTATATCTTTCGCTATCTACAACCGCAGTAATAATTTGG
Above is a window of Bacillota bacterium DNA encoding:
- a CDS encoding DUF4411 family protein; its protein translation is QIITAVVDSERYNESAKYVFADAPDSWLCAHALANGYVVVTEESYDPNIKKKVKIPNVCRQFGIRYIDLFRFIREIGISFR